One Verrucomicrobiota bacterium DNA window includes the following coding sequences:
- a CDS encoding phytanoyl-CoA dioxygenase family protein, with protein sequence MITEDQKQQYQNEGFFILENVIPDEHLEILRNACDYLIDAMHKEMDRLGTDHIHISHRGKRYHIAKQHQVAPRLSEFVYSDLMADICRATIGENAFLFYDQYVVKAAEKGMPFSWHQDSGYLGFSHKPYVTCWCAVDDVTIENGTVYAMPYSTIGIKSLVEHIRDPETGDKAGYFGNEPGVPAIVPAGSVVVLSSLCFHRSGRNTTDKMRRAYVTQYSPEIICKPGESDPFHLAIPFLNNGEQLIHP encoded by the coding sequence ATGATCACCGAAGACCAAAAACAACAGTATCAAAACGAAGGTTTTTTTATTCTTGAAAACGTGATTCCGGATGAACATCTGGAGATTCTCCGCAATGCTTGCGATTACTTGATTGATGCCATGCACAAAGAAATGGACCGACTGGGAACGGATCACATCCACATCAGTCACCGTGGAAAACGGTATCATATCGCCAAGCAGCACCAAGTGGCCCCAAGACTCTCTGAATTTGTATACAGCGATCTCATGGCCGACATTTGCCGAGCTACAATTGGAGAAAATGCGTTCCTGTTTTATGACCAGTATGTAGTCAAAGCAGCCGAAAAAGGAATGCCCTTCAGCTGGCATCAGGATTCCGGATACCTGGGCTTCTCCCACAAACCTTATGTTACCTGTTGGTGTGCCGTGGACGATGTCACGATCGAGAACGGTACGGTCTACGCCATGCCCTACTCAACTATCGGAATAAAATCGCTGGTCGAACACATCCGTGATCCAGAAACGGGTGACAAGGCCGGCTATTTTGGAAACGAACCCGGAGTGCCTGCTATTGTACCGGCTGGTAGCGTGGTAGTTTTGAGTTCATTGTGTTTTCATCGAAGCGGACGTAATACAACAGACAAAATGCGACGTGCCTACGTCACTCAATACTCTCCGGAAATCATCTGTAAACCGGGTGAATCTGATCCCTTCCACCTGGCGATTCCGTTTCTTAACAACGGCGAACAACTGATCCACCCATGA
- a CDS encoding alkaline phosphatase D family protein produces MKRFILKLFLISAFGLQPFGLAFSQNLNWPDPVANHVVPYQSLGITHGPLLGGVGSSSIKVWIRTQEAADFQVLVSESLPFEGALATTGKTNPESDFTGWVEVTGLKPNTRYYYAVVVRGEIVDTRMEVSQPWPSFRTLPDSTSYGHEFNPEGKFNFSFSVGACQRQRSPKDTYGVYGNPPVFNTLWEKHRDRLAFHIINGDYTYEEVINGEKSGLENNYKLYLDRGRSFNRFVRDVPIFTMFNDHEMTHNIDGAGEVGLGDGNYLVRDPAVEVWQYYANWANDQQPQRGQVHFGNADLKAESSILFDTKADFTKLDLDQVSTLHIGPFYMGGYKPDVAERGGKNAGVYRIEKILDKNRIEISPALKETNTAPYSIGTHHYFDRLVGNSHFIFIDTRSERTKFRGAEMAFEKENSILGPSQKKWFIETVKQSPADFIFVVSGDPWVIYHSGYHVWGADTDTKGDGFCAYVNEREELIEMMDGIEKPIMILTGDVHHPFAVQITDNVWEFLCSPMSSANHPIGTAGLPPLGGWFDSQGRKVKIKWAGGYPDNVHYLRQRHSIYTVIDVNNIVKAGRNDGPGYQFIAYDEPQVVVRFHDGYSGDLLYAEGISTLDAKPEGEAFPKINRFGHWNE; encoded by the coding sequence ATGAAACGTTTCATCTTAAAACTATTTCTTATTTCAGCCTTTGGTCTTCAGCCTTTTGGTTTGGCGTTCAGTCAAAACCTCAACTGGCCAGATCCGGTCGCCAACCACGTCGTCCCCTATCAGAGCCTGGGCATCACGCACGGCCCCCTGTTAGGTGGAGTCGGGTCCTCTTCAATCAAGGTCTGGATTCGCACACAAGAGGCTGCCGACTTTCAAGTGCTTGTAAGCGAGTCCTTGCCCTTTGAGGGAGCGTTGGCTACAACAGGAAAAACCAATCCGGAAAGTGACTTTACTGGCTGGGTTGAAGTAACGGGACTCAAACCTAACACACGCTACTACTATGCCGTGGTCGTACGTGGCGAGATTGTGGATACGCGAATGGAAGTTTCCCAACCCTGGCCATCGTTTCGTACCCTGCCCGATTCCACTAGTTACGGGCACGAATTCAATCCGGAAGGAAAATTCAATTTCTCATTTTCAGTGGGGGCCTGCCAGCGCCAGAGGTCGCCCAAAGACACTTACGGTGTCTACGGAAATCCTCCTGTGTTCAATACACTCTGGGAAAAGCACCGTGATCGTCTGGCCTTTCACATCATTAACGGGGACTATACCTACGAAGAAGTCATAAACGGGGAAAAGAGCGGTTTGGAAAATAATTATAAGCTCTATCTGGACCGGGGTCGATCATTCAACCGGTTCGTTCGAGATGTGCCGATATTTACCATGTTTAATGATCACGAAATGACTCACAATATTGATGGAGCCGGGGAGGTAGGCTTGGGTGATGGAAATTATCTGGTTCGCGATCCTGCGGTGGAAGTTTGGCAGTACTACGCTAATTGGGCGAACGACCAGCAACCTCAACGTGGACAAGTCCACTTCGGAAATGCCGACCTCAAAGCGGAGAGCAGCATTCTTTTCGATACAAAAGCCGATTTCACCAAACTCGATCTGGATCAGGTAAGCACCCTCCATATTGGCCCATTTTATATGGGAGGCTATAAACCGGATGTCGCCGAACGTGGAGGAAAAAATGCGGGAGTCTATAGAATTGAAAAGATTCTTGATAAGAACCGTATCGAGATTTCTCCTGCACTCAAAGAAACGAACACCGCACCCTACAGCATCGGCACACATCATTACTTTGATCGCTTGGTCGGCAACAGTCATTTCATTTTTATCGATACGCGCAGCGAACGAACCAAGTTCAGAGGAGCCGAAATGGCTTTCGAAAAAGAAAATTCCATTCTCGGTCCGAGCCAGAAAAAATGGTTCATCGAAACGGTCAAACAATCGCCAGCAGATTTCATTTTCGTCGTCTCCGGAGATCCGTGGGTTATTTATCATTCCGGCTATCATGTATGGGGAGCCGATACGGATACTAAAGGCGACGGATTCTGCGCTTACGTAAATGAACGCGAAGAATTGATTGAAATGATGGATGGCATTGAAAAACCCATCATGATTCTAACCGGTGATGTGCATCATCCCTTTGCCGTACAAATCACGGACAACGTCTGGGAGTTTCTTTGCAGCCCCATGAGCTCCGCCAATCATCCCATAGGCACGGCCGGCCTTCCACCTCTCGGCGGTTGGTTCGATAGCCAGGGCCGCAAAGTTAAAATTAAATGGGCCGGCGGATACCCTGACAACGTGCACTATTTACGTCAGCGCCATAGCATCTACACCGTGATTGATGTAAACAACATCGTCAAAGCCGGACGCAACGATGGTCCCGGGTATCAGTTTATTGCCTACGATGAACCACAAGTGGTTGTTCGTTTCCACGATGGTTATTCCGGAGACCTGCTTTACGCAGAGGGTATTTCCACATTGGACGCCAAGCCGGAAGGTGAAGCGTTTCCCAAGATCAACCGTTTCGGACATTGGAATGAGTAG
- a CDS encoding sulfatase-like hydrolase/transferase has protein sequence MFSQQFAGARSPNIVYIISDDQTYTDFGFMGHPVVQTPNIDRLSEQSALFPNGYVTSSVCRPSLVTLLTGLYPFQHGVHFNHPPPGFPGLTQDPELTKAEFDALRDKACDLIRNTPSLPRILAEHGYRSFQTGKYWEGHWRNAGFTEGMTIAEPSTALNGNKTIANGDVVAHGNGDAGLAIGRETMEPIYDFIDDCGKDQPFMVWYAPFLPHVPHDSPEQFYEPYKNKGIPEHKIPYYACISWFDETVGQLIKAIEDRGLAENTLFVFVVDNGFEPDPKNPRNYTKTSKRSPFEPGLRTPIMLRWDAVLSPSRHNSPVSSIDLFPTILEAAGVNEDFNTPGISLLPVAKGKTNLDPDRAVFGGIYSGDASVLGNPAADIAYRWVHQGDYKLIVPSSSDAWGDYLTEPSLFEVVTDPLEEKDLSRISEYQNKFAMLHTLLDEWWHP, from the coding sequence TTGTTTTCTCAGCAATTCGCAGGAGCACGTTCGCCTAACATCGTCTACATCATCTCCGACGATCAGACTTACACCGACTTCGGTTTTATGGGTCACCCGGTCGTGCAGACTCCGAATATCGATCGCCTTTCCGAACAATCGGCGTTGTTCCCAAATGGCTATGTAACCAGCAGCGTGTGCCGACCTTCGTTGGTGACTCTACTTACCGGGCTCTATCCCTTTCAACACGGAGTCCATTTCAACCACCCACCCCCCGGCTTCCCCGGCCTAACGCAGGATCCGGAATTAACCAAAGCCGAGTTTGACGCCCTGCGCGACAAAGCCTGCGACCTCATTCGCAACACGCCCTCGCTTCCACGGATATTGGCCGAACATGGCTACCGTAGTTTTCAAACCGGCAAGTATTGGGAAGGTCATTGGCGCAATGCCGGCTTTACCGAGGGCATGACGATCGCCGAACCTTCGACCGCGCTCAATGGCAATAAGACGATCGCCAATGGTGATGTGGTTGCTCACGGCAATGGCGACGCTGGCCTGGCCATCGGAAGAGAGACCATGGAGCCCATTTACGATTTCATCGACGATTGCGGCAAGGACCAGCCCTTCATGGTCTGGTATGCTCCCTTTCTACCTCATGTTCCTCACGACTCCCCGGAGCAGTTTTATGAGCCTTATAAAAACAAGGGTATCCCGGAACACAAAATTCCCTACTATGCCTGTATCAGCTGGTTCGATGAAACGGTGGGTCAACTGATCAAAGCCATCGAGGATCGAGGATTAGCAGAAAACACTCTTTTCGTATTCGTTGTCGACAATGGTTTCGAACCGGATCCCAAGAATCCAAGGAACTACACCAAAACCAGCAAACGCTCCCCCTTCGAACCCGGCCTTCGAACACCCATCATGCTGCGTTGGGACGCCGTCCTCTCACCCTCAAGACACAATAGCCCCGTTAGCAGCATCGACCTTTTCCCCACCATCCTGGAAGCAGCCGGTGTAAACGAAGATTTCAACACTCCTGGTATCAGTCTTTTACCAGTAGCCAAGGGCAAAACCAATCTCGATCCGGATCGCGCCGTCTTCGGCGGCATCTACTCCGGCGACGCCAGCGTCCTCGGCAATCCAGCCGCCGACATCGCCTACCGTTGGGTCCACCAAGGAGACTACAAACTTATTGTTCCTAGCTCGTCCGATGCCTGGGGCGACTACCTGACAGAACCTAGCCTTTTCGAAGTAGTCACCGATCCACTCGAGGAAAAAGACCTGTCACGTATTTCTGAATACCAGAATAAATTCGCTATGCTACACACCTTACTTGACGAATGGTGGCACCCCTGA
- a CDS encoding pectate lyase, producing the protein MYRVLKILLFLGSVFWSAWYPQLVWGEPVAFPGAEGFAAYAKGGREGDVYIVTNVNDSGSGSLREGIRSANGPRTIVFAVSGIIQLQSRLKVDKDYLTIAGQTAPGDGICFRDYTFEILADHVIVRYIRSRLGDSAGQVSDAISVTSGRNIILDHCSASWSVDETLSAQSSKVDLLTVQWCMVTESLNQSIHNKGDHGYGGIIGSLRQTYHHNLFAHHTSRNPKVTGRRHCEVDFRNNVIFNWGFNSCYDGTASYINWANNYYRAGPGTSNKVRGRIFELDDGDIEAGGNNSPEDSQKYETSLFAEGNYVHGFPAITADNWDGGIDFKSGAGEEKSRAVVAFDFPRITEQTAEAAYAFVLASAGASKVRDVIDKRIIDEVKAGKSTYGRLGHIDTPVDVGGWPDYRSTVAPADVDLDGIPDDWEVNNGLNPKNAADRNHYELNADYTNLEVYLNSLVAGSQNK; encoded by the coding sequence ATGTACAGGGTTTTAAAAATATTATTGTTTTTAGGGTCAGTTTTTTGGAGCGCCTGGTATCCCCAATTGGTTTGGGGAGAACCTGTTGCATTTCCTGGAGCGGAAGGCTTTGCCGCTTATGCAAAAGGCGGTCGCGAGGGTGATGTCTATATCGTGACCAATGTAAATGACTCGGGCTCCGGATCTCTGCGAGAGGGTATTCGATCGGCAAACGGACCCAGGACGATAGTGTTCGCCGTGTCGGGAATCATTCAGCTCCAGTCCAGATTGAAAGTGGATAAGGACTATCTGACCATTGCCGGTCAAACTGCACCTGGGGATGGGATTTGTTTTCGAGACTACACGTTTGAAATTCTGGCTGACCATGTGATTGTGCGCTATATTCGGTCACGATTGGGAGACAGCGCCGGGCAGGTGTCTGATGCGATTTCGGTCACTAGTGGGAGAAATATTATCCTCGACCACTGCTCGGCAAGCTGGTCAGTCGATGAGACGCTTTCTGCTCAATCCTCGAAGGTTGATTTGCTGACGGTTCAATGGTGCATGGTTACGGAAAGCCTGAACCAATCTATTCACAACAAAGGTGACCATGGTTATGGAGGGATTATCGGATCACTGAGGCAGACCTACCATCATAACCTGTTTGCACACCATACCAGTCGTAATCCGAAGGTTACAGGTCGCAGGCATTGCGAAGTCGATTTCAGAAATAACGTCATTTTTAACTGGGGATTCAATAGTTGTTACGACGGAACGGCATCCTATATCAACTGGGCCAACAATTATTACAGAGCAGGACCAGGGACCTCCAACAAGGTCAGGGGTAGGATATTTGAATTGGATGACGGCGACATTGAGGCAGGTGGGAACAACAGCCCGGAGGATTCTCAAAAATATGAAACGTCTCTATTTGCAGAAGGGAATTATGTTCATGGATTTCCGGCCATTACGGCTGACAACTGGGACGGAGGCATCGATTTTAAAAGTGGGGCCGGTGAAGAAAAAAGCAGAGCCGTAGTTGCTTTTGATTTCCCACGTATAACAGAGCAAACTGCTGAAGCTGCCTATGCTTTTGTGCTGGCAAGCGCCGGCGCATCCAAAGTGCGGGATGTCATCGATAAACGCATCATCGATGAAGTCAAAGCAGGTAAGAGTACTTATGGTCGTCTAGGTCATATCGATACACCTGTTGATGTTGGAGGGTGGCCGGATTACCGATCAACTGTTGCACCCGCTGATGTTGACCTGGATGGAATACCCGATGATTGGGAAGTGAATAACGGTTTGAATCCAAAGAATGCTGCAGACCGAAATCACTATGAATTGAATGCCGATTACACTAATCTTGAAGTTTACCTCAACAGCTTGGTTGCCGGGTCCCAAAATAAATGA